In the Zingiber officinale cultivar Zhangliang chromosome 5A, Zo_v1.1, whole genome shotgun sequence genome, CTGCTTTCTCCGCCGTCTGTGTCAACTTTCTCCCATTCTATCTTTCGGCGGCAAAAGATGGATTCAAGGGTTTCTGCCGTCAATCGCCCCTCTTATCCACCTCCGCTGCTGCCGCCACTGACAACGCCGCCTCCTTCCTTCCCAACGACTTCTGAAGTTCTGGCTTCTGTGCCGCCGCCATATTCCTCCTCCTACGCCGGCTACGAGACTACCGAAGTCCTGGTTTCTGTACCGCCGCCATATTCCCCCTCCTACGCCGACGACGAATCCGCGTCCAAAGCCTGTGCAGCTTGCAGATTTCGTCGCCAGAAGTGCAAGGGCGACTGCCTTCTCGCCCCGTTTTTCCCTGCGGCAGACGAAAGTAGATTCCAAAAGGCTCACCGTCTGTTCGGCGTCAGCAAGATGAAGAAGATCTTGGAGTCCCTCCTCCCCCATCAACGCGCAGTCGCCATGGCGACCATGATTTACGAGTCAGAGGTCCACGCCGCCAGTTCGGACACAGGATGTCTCGACATCATCCTCCAATTGCATAGTCAGATCGAGCGAAGAGCCGCTCATCTCGACCACCTCCGACGACATCTTCCGCTCGTCCCTTCTCCTACGCCCGCTTTGGGCACTGTCATCACCGGAGACGGTGAAATAATCACTCCTACTACTGGCAATCTCAAGCGCCATTGTCAGGATCTTCCGGAGAATGATTAGAAGAAGCAGAGGAGACGATGAGGCAATTAATTATCACGTCGGAGAAGAACATCCTAGCTAGTGACATGACTGACAGAGCgtagattgattgattgatttgttctTGTGATTTGTGATTGTTGTAGACATTCATTCGATGTTTATGGAGATTGACTCGTTCTTTGTTCAATAACATTAGCATGCAGGTTGAGAAAAGCCAATTAGCAATTAGTCTTCTGTTCTGTTTATAGATTGTATAATTTTAAGGATTTGCTATTTGCAATGGTTTGTAAAAATATATTGTTAATTGTGTTTGTTAAAATCTGAATTGTAGATTTGGAATTAAAATCTAAGTATTGTAATGGGTTTTAAAATTTTGGAAATATTACGATAGATTTAGATTTtctataaaatgaaaaaaaaactaatgGATGTACGATAAAGGGGAGCTCACCTATCACGGGTCAATTAATACGGTATTGGTCAAAGTTAAGACGATCAACACCTGGCTTACGGAAAGAGCCTCGGCCAAATGTGACAGGCTGGTTGTCCCGATCGACAAAGGAGTTGCCGAGTGGATCATCCGGCCAGTCAAACAAATGGACATCATGGACCGGTCGGACGAATGGACAACCTGTAGCTGGTTGTTACGGTCGGTAGGGAGACGAGTTGCTCGAACCGCTAGTCTGGTAGGAAAACAAACCTCTCGGGCCGCCCGTACGACGTAAGAATGACATTACACAGGAGGAGACGAGAAAACAAAAAAGAACACTCCGTCTATCATCATTAAATATGAATAAGCCAAGACCAAGAAAAATACTCCATTTATCATTAATACACAGAATTCAAGACATAAAAGTCTTCCTCttgcaattaatatcattaaataggaGCAGAAAAACGATCACAGAAAAGGTATAAAAGGGTACGCTAGGTACGAGGAAAGACAAGATTTATCATTTTCTTGATTACCCATTCTTTTCCTGattttgacttgagcatcggatggCCAACGTTAGGGACCCTTCtctggtttggttttgttttgcaagATTGAAGTCTTCATCCCGTCAGTGATCACCCCATCCCCGACTTTCCAGTTTTCTTCATTCGgtcaggatcaatttggcaccgcCCATGGGAACATAGCCTGTATTCGAATAAGAAGATGGAAGATGTTGGACGACTCACAACAGTGATGCTGACGCAAGAGAATCTTGATGCACCGATACAAGATCCAGTGACGAAGATATTAGAATAATAGTAACAGGCGTTGGCCGATCGACCAACGCATGAGCCTGCTGCCTCTGCAGCAGGTCGACAGgctgaaagagaaagagaagatcgAGCGGATCAACTTTCCGCTCGGGAGACAAATAGGACATCGATCGGCTCCTATGGGGATGCTCGTAATACGCCAGTCCCCTTCAACCGAGCGATATCATGGGCTCCCCTAGAAGAAAGAGGCCGAGCGAATAAAGACCGGGGTGTTGGTCctccgtggttattttgatgtgatcaaccaagttaggttaggtcctgtttgattttgatccctgtgtctaagtgtgcaggagcttaggagcccaggaagtcgagtggaagacgcagctagcgagaaggacgacaagggaagggagccgacgagctcgatgcgtccgaaggacgaaagagttgcggaagagtacacaggtggacgagaagaacgt is a window encoding:
- the LOC121980183 gene encoding protein LATERAL ORGAN BOUNDARIES-like — protein: MDSRVSAVNRPSYPPPLLPPLTTPPPSFPTTSEVLASVPPPYSSSYAGYETTEVLVSVPPPYSPSYADDESASKACAACRFRRQKCKGDCLLAPFFPAADESRFQKAHRLFGVSKMKKILESLLPHQRAVAMATMIYESEVHAASSDTGCLDIILQLHSQIERRAAHLDHLRRHLPLVPSPTPALGTVITGDGEIITPTTGNLKRHCQDLPEND